The Sporocytophaga myxococcoides genome contains a region encoding:
- a CDS encoding type IX secretion system histidine kinase PorY — translation MKLLNKSLIYLSVSLFFIIGLWSVVFYFNILDEIKESVDEGLDNYKRQIVYQAQKDTSVLAKRKFDEGFFAIREISQSQALAVKDKYLDTLMYMQDADDESPELEPVRLLTTAFENNGHYYQLKIINPMVEEDDLVGELLRLALGLYLLLITVVILINNFVLQRLWQPFYSFLNQLKNYRIGSSKSFPEVNTKTKEFTDLQKAVNILLQQNIETYEQQKQFIGNSSHELQTPLAIATNKLELLIEKGNLQPDQAENIAELMSIIERMVRLNKSLLLLTKIENKQFLNNQIVSLNELVKQSLTDLGEIAEFKDIKINVFENAELTIEMDVSLANIIVSNLLRNAIFHNVSNGIVNVDISDDVIKVSNTGIESPLNTEKIFSRFYKTENDQSGTGLGLTIVKAICELYGFSVLYRFENGLHWFVIRFR, via the coding sequence TGTGGTCGGTTGTCTTTTATTTCAATATACTTGATGAAATCAAAGAAAGTGTTGATGAGGGGCTGGACAATTACAAGCGCCAAATAGTTTATCAGGCACAAAAAGATACAAGCGTTTTGGCAAAAAGAAAATTTGATGAAGGTTTTTTTGCCATCCGGGAAATTTCCCAATCACAAGCTCTTGCAGTAAAGGATAAATATCTGGATACTCTGATGTATATGCAGGATGCAGATGATGAAAGCCCCGAATTAGAACCGGTTCGTTTGCTTACAACGGCTTTTGAAAACAACGGACATTACTACCAATTGAAAATTATCAATCCAATGGTTGAAGAAGATGATTTAGTGGGAGAGTTACTTCGTCTGGCCCTTGGACTTTATCTACTTTTGATTACAGTAGTCATCCTTATTAATAATTTTGTGTTGCAACGGCTCTGGCAACCTTTTTACTCATTCCTGAACCAACTCAAAAATTACCGGATAGGTAGCAGTAAAAGTTTTCCAGAAGTAAATACCAAAACAAAAGAATTTACTGATTTACAAAAAGCCGTAAATATTCTGTTGCAGCAAAACATTGAAACGTATGAGCAACAAAAGCAGTTTATCGGAAATTCTTCACATGAGCTGCAGACACCATTGGCAATAGCTACCAATAAATTGGAGTTGCTGATTGAAAAAGGCAATCTGCAACCTGACCAAGCTGAAAACATCGCTGAATTAATGAGCATTATTGAGCGTATGGTTCGCTTAAACAAATCGTTGTTGTTGCTTACAAAAATTGAAAATAAACAATTTTTAAACAATCAGATTGTTTCTCTTAATGAACTTGTAAAGCAAAGCTTAACTGATTTGGGAGAAATTGCAGAGTTTAAAGATATAAAAATCAATGTCTTTGAAAATGCAGAATTGACAATAGAGATGGACGTTTCTCTTGCAAATATCATCGTCTCAAATTTATTGCGAAATGCTATTTTTCACAACGTTTCAAATGGAATTGTAAATGTTGATATATCTGATGATGTCATTAAAGTCAGCAATACAGGAATTGAAAGCCCATTAAACACTGAAAAAATATTTTCACGTTTTTACAAAACTGAAAACGATCAAAGCGGCACAGGGCTTGGCTTAACAATCGTGAAAGCAATTTGTGAATTGTATGGTTTTTCTGTTTTATATCGATTTGAAAACGGTTTACATTGGTTTGTAATTCGTTTCAGATAA
- a CDS encoding PepSY-like domain-containing protein, whose product MNRVIIIASFTLISFAKTAFGQDIPQSQVPSVIINNFQQTFPKANDVEWELDGEHYKVDFETGLLGTDHDVWYDKTGKLTRHKEEISKSDLPQKVLKKINSEFGSYRVDDVKKITEEDNKVTYTLELKKLIEEWKVVFDSEGNLLSKLAE is encoded by the coding sequence ATGAACAGGGTAATAATAATCGCTTCCTTTACATTAATAAGCTTCGCAAAAACTGCTTTCGGGCAGGATATTCCTCAAAGTCAGGTTCCTTCGGTTATTATAAATAACTTCCAGCAAACATTTCCAAAAGCCAATGATGTAGAATGGGAATTAGATGGGGAACATTACAAGGTTGATTTTGAAACAGGTTTGTTAGGAACAGACCATGATGTGTGGTACGATAAAACAGGGAAATTGACACGACACAAAGAGGAAATTTCAAAAAGTGATTTGCCTCAGAAAGTGTTAAAGAAAATTAATAGTGAATTTGGATCTTATCGTGTTGATGATGTGAAAAAGATCACAGAAGAAGACAATAAAGTAACATATACACTGGAGTTGAAAAAACTTATAGAAGAGTGGAAGGTGGTGTTCGACAGTGAAGGGAATCTACTCAGTAAATTAGCAGAATAA
- a CDS encoding histidine phosphatase family protein has product MKIGLVRHFKVNHPFPEKTLLSKSDLVKWFAEYDNKVEIQSKVVDLSGVNWHCCYSSPLIRAVKTAKHIYNGNITEIPELKELDIVHRLSDKLKLPFLMWGFIIRMISFTANNDTDRFKNGIIAFVDNVIAKNEKDFLIVSHWFVMRVIRQELIKRGFVGDNFKSNDYGRLYVFEGKTK; this is encoded by the coding sequence ATGAAAATAGGTTTAGTTAGGCACTTTAAGGTTAATCATCCTTTTCCGGAAAAGACATTACTTTCTAAATCAGATTTAGTAAAATGGTTTGCTGAGTATGATAACAAGGTTGAAATCCAAAGTAAAGTGGTTGACTTGTCCGGCGTAAACTGGCACTGCTGTTATTCAAGCCCTTTGATCAGGGCAGTAAAAACTGCAAAGCATATTTATAATGGAAATATTACAGAGATACCTGAACTGAAAGAATTGGATATTGTACACCGTTTATCAGACAAGTTAAAGTTGCCGTTTCTGATGTGGGGATTTATTATTCGTATGATTTCATTTACAGCTAACAATGATACTGATAGATTTAAAAATGGAATAATTGCTTTTGTAGACAATGTAATTGCCAAGAATGAAAAAGATTTTCTTATAGTTAGTCATTGGTTTGTAATGAGGGTAATAAGACAAGAACTTATTAAAAGAGGTTTTGTAGGAGATAATTTTAAAAGCAATGATTACGGAAGACTATATGTTTTTGAAGGTAAAACAAAATGA
- a CDS encoding cation:proton antiporter encodes MELYYSFSVLIVLASLFAYINHKFIKLPSTIGIMLMAIIVSIIIRFAGGSIFPETTKKLFTLISELDFTEVLMGAMLNFLLFAGAIHVNFIDLRKQKLPVLTFSTISVIISTFVIGFSLSYITPIFGIKLPFLYCLLFGALISPTDPIAVLGILKKANVSKSLETKITGESLFNDGIAVVLFAVILQLTHTSEAAISFGSISWLLAKEALGGLLLGVLLGYSASKAMKGIDDYIVSVLITLSVVMGGYLIAHSIHISGPLTMVAAGLIIGNYGKREAMSIVTKDYLTKFWELLDEILNAILFLFIGFELLLIPDFETYWIISVVAIVVVLFARFVSIWIPMLIVPFKPKLNKGSLIMLVWGGLRGGVSIALVLSVTDPDYKELLLEMTYLVVVFSIVVQGLTVGKLSNKVQLPEPKNKPQAS; translated from the coding sequence ATGGAGTTATACTATTCATTTTCTGTACTCATTGTTTTAGCCTCACTGTTTGCTTACATCAATCACAAGTTTATAAAATTGCCATCCACAATTGGAATTATGTTGATGGCTATTATAGTTTCCATAATCATTCGATTTGCCGGTGGCTCAATTTTTCCCGAGACAACCAAAAAACTATTTACACTGATCTCAGAATTGGATTTTACTGAGGTGCTAATGGGTGCAATGCTTAATTTCTTACTCTTCGCTGGTGCAATACATGTGAATTTTATCGATCTTAGAAAGCAGAAGCTGCCTGTACTTACCTTTTCCACTATAAGTGTCATTATTTCCACTTTTGTAATAGGATTTAGCTTATCCTATATTACTCCTATTTTTGGAATCAAGCTTCCATTCTTATACTGTTTGTTATTTGGTGCACTTATCTCCCCTACTGACCCGATCGCAGTACTTGGTATATTAAAAAAAGCCAATGTCAGCAAGTCGCTGGAAACAAAAATAACAGGTGAATCTCTTTTCAATGACGGTATTGCGGTGGTGCTATTTGCAGTTATATTGCAACTTACTCATACTTCCGAAGCTGCTATTTCATTTGGTTCCATTTCATGGTTATTGGCAAAGGAAGCATTGGGTGGACTGCTACTGGGTGTCCTCCTTGGATACTCCGCTTCAAAAGCAATGAAAGGGATAGACGATTATATTGTCTCGGTACTCATTACATTGTCAGTAGTTATGGGAGGTTATCTCATTGCACATTCAATACATATATCCGGTCCGCTAACAATGGTTGCGGCAGGTCTTATTATCGGTAACTATGGAAAAAGAGAAGCTATGTCTATCGTTACTAAAGATTATCTTACAAAATTCTGGGAACTGCTTGATGAAATTCTTAATGCAATTTTATTCCTGTTCATAGGATTTGAATTACTACTAATTCCTGATTTTGAAACTTACTGGATCATCTCTGTTGTTGCGATAGTTGTAGTACTATTTGCCAGATTTGTATCTATATGGATACCAATGCTCATTGTACCATTCAAACCAAAGCTAAATAAAGGATCGCTCATTATGCTGGTGTGGGGCGGATTAAGAGGTGGTGTATCAATAGCCCTGGTACTTTCCGTAACCGATCCGGATTACAAAGAACTTCTTTTGGAGATGACCTATCTTGTAGTAGTATTTTCTATTGTAGTACAGGGCTTAACAGTTGGTAAACTTTCCAACAAGGTCCAATTGCCTGAACCTAAAAACAAGCCTCAGGCGTCTTAA